The following nucleotide sequence is from Gemmatimonadota bacterium.
ATCAGTAGAGATGGTGGCGAGACATGGACATCTGGCAATGAGGGCCTTTCGAGTCTCGATATTCACGGCCTCGCGCTTGTGCCCGGAAGTCCAAAAACACTTGTGGCTGGCACCAATAATGATGTGTGCACCACAACCGATATGGTGAATTGGACGCGGCTCAATGTGAAGGCAGAGTTTCCCTGGCCCTATTGCAGGGGGGTGCTCTATATGTCAAATGGTCGGGTGTATGTCGGCGCGGGAAATGGTCCGCCAGGCGATGAGGGGGGGCTGTTCTACACTTCTGATCTGGGGCATTCGTGGGAGCGCGCCGATCTGAATGGCAATACCAATAGTACGGTCTGGGCGATTGTTCACAATCCCGCTGTGCCAAATTTGATAATAGCGTATAGTATTGCCGGACAAATTTTTAGCAGTAGCGACGATGGCGATTCCTGGACCAAACTCGCCCGCGAGTTCGGCGAAGTACGCGCGGTGGCTATTGCGCAGTGAGATAATGCTTAAACGAGTTTCTCTTCTGCGGATGACCATGTTCCGCATCTGATTTCCAGCATGTGATCTACGGGCGTCGTAAATGTCATCAATACGCGGAAGGCTGTGGGGGCGGACTCGCTGCCCCGCAACGCCCAGAAGCGATGGGCATACGCGCCCGGTCCGATGGAAATGGCATCGTTGCCTATGTGGTAGGTCGCATATCCGGATTTGAGGAATGCGACTTCTGCTGCCTGGCCGCGCACGATGCCACTGTCAAAATCCAGTTCGCCACCGGGTACAAAATCGCACGCGATTTGAAAGGGCACGCGGTCATAGCCCTCTGATTTTATGTGTAGATCAAATCCACTATCCACTTCTTCAATTTCCAATACTGTGGTTAGCGATGGCAGGGCGTACACATCTCTTTCTTTTCGCAAGTTGTAAAATTCCTCAAAAGCGACCTCGCGCCCCAATGGCAGGTCATAACCAGGTCTGCCGCCATCTGTACTTCGGCTTATGTGCGTCATCCTGATTTTGCCATCCACTTCCTCAAAGGTCTCACCTGAAAATTGCGCAATAGCAAAATAGCTCGCGCACAGGTTCACCGAGGCCAATTCCACGTCTCCGTGTTTTACGCCAAATGGCGTTGTTATACCTGCACCTGCTGTGGCACTCGTTTTTTCGCGTCGTACGCGCCACAATTGAGCGGTGGGGTAAACTTTCGCATAGGACTCGGGCAAAGGTTCGCGCTCGAGGTTGTCGTCTCGCCATTCGGGATGGGTTAAAAACGGTTCGAGTGCCCACGGCAAACCGCTAGGGGATATGGCGTATAACCAGTCTGCGACTGCCGCGTAAAATCCATTTTCCTCGCGCCGCGCCATGTTGTAATAACTATCGACCATATCGACGAGGACAACGCGGGTGCCGTGGTCCTGTCTGCGGGAAAAACTCGTTACAACGGTTCCGTCTGCATGTAACATGTGATAGGACAAATCCAGGTTTCGGCGCACGGGTTCCAGAAGTTGGGGGCGATTGAGTGCGTCGGCAGCCAGTCTGAGTGCGCGATTGCAGATGGCGTTATACGCACCTGCGCTGCGCTCGATGTATTCGCCATCGGCATTGTTGTCTATTGTTTCGGCGAGGTAGCTTTCAATGGTGTCCATTCCGTCCAGGGCGGGGAATAATTCCAGTGCCTGGGAAAGTGCGGCGACCAGTACCCAGCGGTGATTCGGTGTGTGGAATCCGCCCGCGATCATGCCGGGTACAGCCGTTTGAATAATTTCTCCGAGTACTTCGGCTATCTGTTTTGCGCCGTCATCTTTTGCTTTGCGAGCCGCGCGGACTACTGGCGCGAGTCCTTCGACCAGAAATCCCGTGTCTGGCGATGAATCAAAATTGGTTGTTATCAGGTCAAAACACCCACTCTCCCGGCGAATTTTTCGAGCAAAAGCCGCACCTGCGAGAATGCGTGCCAAAATTTCTTTGCTTTGATAATACCGACCGCCTTCCAGAAGATAGGCATAGCCCAGGGTGGATACCGCGCTTACATTTGTCGCACCGGCAATCCCGTCGCTGACAAACCCGCCGTAATCTTCTCGATGGATATCCAGGACCTGACGGGGTAAAATGGCTTCTATTTGTTCATTCAGATTTTCCAATAGTGCTTCGTATTTTAGCATGCGTAACCCCCATGAGTGAACGACCTCCAGCAAACCGAAGACCTGCCCAATATATCCCCAATTTGCCCGTATTTCAAGAGAACTCGTTTCCCACAGGGGCCTGATTCAATGCAAGCTGAAACGGATCGGAATGGTCATGCGTACCGCAATAGCTCTGTCATTCTGCATAGCTGGCTTGAACTGAAATTGTCTGACTGCCTCCAGAGCCGCAGCGCGAAAAATCTCGGGTCCTTTTAAAACTTGCGGTTCGGCTACGCGCCCTTCTCTGGTAACAATAAACGCCACAAGCACCTGACCTTGTAATCCCGCTCTGCGGGCCATCTCTGGATAAACTGGATTCACGCGCTGGATCAATTCGGGTTTCTGTTCCACGATCCAGAATTCCAAAATTTCTTCCTCTACTTCCACATCGCCCTTCTGTAGCGGCGGTGGGATATCGACGACAGGTGCATCGAAATCCAGTTCTGTATCGGCAATGGTTATATCATCGGGTACGTCATCGTCTTCTGTTGCAATGGGTACGGAGGGTCTGGGCAGAGGCGGCAATCGCTTCTTCTGGTGTGTCTCGGGAATATCTTCAACTTTAAGGATCTCAATAACTTTTTTGGTTGACTTAGAGTCGATCTTCATATCTGGAAACAATATGGCCAATCCGACCATCAGAAATAGCGTCAACGAAGTAGAACGT
It contains:
- a CDS encoding TonB family protein, which codes for MIRKKHADADLKAIYPKVMRRSTSLTLFLMVGLAILFPDMKIDSKSTKKVIEILKVEDIPETHQKKRLPPLPRPSVPIATEDDDVPDDITIADTELDFDAPVVDIPPPLQKGDVEVEEEILEFWIVEQKPELIQRVNPVYPEMARRAGLQGQVLVAFIVTREGRVAEPQVLKGPEIFRAAALEAVRQFQFKPAMQNDRAIAVRMTIPIRFSLH
- a CDS encoding YCF48-related protein; translation: MTPTIYVGTIGQGVWRSEDGGDSWRRTSSGMFSESDIRAIAVHPDNASILFAGTETGVYRSQNGGDSWEKLDSPMNGMQIWSLAIHPKNPDTVYAGTCPSALFRSDDGGETWKQLSVELVEDCGAIIPRVTTIIIDPTDDQTVYAGIEIDGMRISRDGGETWTSGNEGLSSLDIHGLALVPGSPKTLVAGTNNDVCTTTDMVNWTRLNVKAEFPWPYCRGVLYMSNGRVYVGAGNGPPGDEGGLFYTSDLGHSWERADLNGNTNSTVWAIVHNPAVPNLIIAYSIAGQIFSSSDDGDSWTKLAREFGEVRAVAIAQ